The Methanosarcina barkeri str. Wiesmoor DNA segment ATCCCCCAGAACAATGAAGGTCTTGGCTTTTCCCTCAGGAACATTATGGCCAACCACGTTGCAGCAATCTCCAACCGGAATGCAATGAACGCATCAGCTCTCTCTTCCATCTACGAGCAGTCTGGTATCTTCGAGATGGGTGGAGCAGTCGGCATGTTCGAGAGGCATCAGCTCCTCGGTCTTGCATACCAGGGTCTCAACGCCAACAACCTCTTATATGACATTGTTAAGGAAAACGGTAAGGATGGAACCATTGGAACCGTTATCGAATCCGTTGTCCGCAGGGCGATTGAAGCTGGTATTATCTCCGTTGACAAGACCGCTCCTTCTGGATACAACTTCTATAAAGCAAACGACGTCCCCAAGTGGAATGCCTGTGCAGCAGTCGGTACTCTTGCAGCCACTCTTGTGAACTGTGGTGCAGGCCGTGCAGCTCAGAACGTTTCCTCAACACTTCTCTACTTCAATGATATCCTTGAGAAGGAAACTGGTCTCCCGGGATGTGACTACGGTAAAGTAGAAGGTACCGCGGTAGGGTTCTCATTCTTCAGCCACTCCATTTATGGTGGCGGTGGGCCTGGTGTCTTCAACGGTAACCACGTCGTTACCAGACACTCCAGAGGATTCGCAATCCCCTGTGTATGCGCAGCAGTCGCTCTTGATGCAGGTACCCAGATGTTCTCAATCGAATCAACATCCGGCCTGATAGGTGACGTGTTTGGTGCAATACCAGAATTCCGCGAGCCGATTAAGGCAGTTGCAGGAGTGCTCTAAACATATAACTCAAA contains these protein-coding regions:
- the mcrB gene encoding coenzyme-B sulfoethylthiotransferase subunit beta codes for the protein MSDTVDIYDDRGKLLESNVDIMSLAPTRNAAIQSIIMDTKRSVAVNLAGIQGALASGKMGGKGRQILGRGLNYDIVGNADAIAENVKKLVQVDEGDDTNVIKVKGGKSLLIQSPKSRIIAGADFMSATTVGAAAVTQTIMDMFGTDPYDAPIVKSAVWGSYPQTMDLMGGQVQGILSIPQNNEGLGFSLRNIMANHVAAISNRNAMNASALSSIYEQSGIFEMGGAVGMFERHQLLGLAYQGLNANNLLYDIVKENGKDGTIGTVIESVVRRAIEAGIISVDKTAPSGYNFYKANDVPKWNACAAVGTLAATLVNCGAGRAAQNVSSTLLYFNDILEKETGLPGCDYGKVEGTAVGFSFFSHSIYGGGGPGVFNGNHVVTRHSRGFAIPCVCAAVALDAGTQMFSIESTSGLIGDVFGAIPEFREPIKAVAGVL